The Methanobacterium formicicum sequence ACATAGAAAAGTATTGGAGGGTAACCGGCCTTATGGAAGTTTGCCAGAGACTGGATGTGGAACTGGTCAACTTTGAAACCAGTGGAAGCTACTCTAAGCAGAGAAATGGCCAAAAGTACCACATAGCCCGCCCAGTACTGGACGCGGATCTGGTTATTAACCTGCCCAAGATCAAAACCCACGGCCTCACCACTTTCACCGGTGCCATCAAGAACCTTTATGGAACCATCCCTGGATTCACCAAGGTCGAATACCATAAGCAGGCACCCCAACCCTTACAATTTGCAGAAAAAGTGGTCGATATCTATGCCTTAAACCAGCCCTGCCTCCATATTGTGGATGGAGTGGTGGGGATGGAAGGTGCCGGCCCATCCGCAGGCAAACCCCGTAAACTAGGCATGATCATGGTAGCTGTGGATGGTGTGGCTTTAGACAGTGTTATTACTCGTGCACTGGGGCGTGACCCCCTGAAAATACCCACGACCCGCATTGCCTACCAGCAGGGCCTGGGAGAAGCAGATACTGATAGAATAGAAGTTCAGGGAAATATCCCTCCTATAGACAATTTTAAATGGCCTCCTAAATTGTCTTCAACTCTGGAGGTCATCCCGGCTCCAATTGCCCGGGGTATTATGAAACTGTGGTGGACCCGGCCAGTCATTGATCCTGAAAAATGCAACCAGTGCCGGAAGTGCCAGAAAAGCTGCCCCACACAGGCCCTTAAAAGACCGGAAAAGGTGGAAAAGGACTGCACCACTTATCAACCTGAATTTTACTACGATGATTGTATAAACTGTCTGTGCTGTATGGAGATGTGCCCCCGGAAGGCAATCTACCATAAACAGAGTCTCCTGCACAGGTTAACTTCCCTATTCTCTAAGTCGTAGTGGTGGCGAGAAGTAAAAGAAATTCCGCGCTTTTATCCTGGATCTGACCCTATTACACCTTTTTTTTTATTCTGGATTTGGCCTTTTTTCACCTTTTTTTTTATCCTGAATTTAGTCCTGTTTCACCTTTCTTATTCTGAATCTGGCTTACTAATTGATGATGTAGGCTAGGGCAAAGAGGAGAAGTCCGTTGATAATCAGGATTACCGGTACTAACGTGTTCGGGATCATACCCGGCATGATCATGGATAGACCAAAGGCAATGGCCACCAGGTTCAGCAGGGTCTGGGTTACCATAAATTTCTTAACTGTGGAGGAAGGGGGGCCTGTTTCAGGGTCATGTTTTTTCCTTCCCCTGATTATGGGGACAAAGCGCATAGAGAGTAATATAACCCCTCCCAGGATGTTCAGAGCTCCTATAAGTATCTGGAGCACTCCCGTTAGAATACCGGGAACAATGCAGGAGAAAATCCCCAGGGTGGCGAACACAATCCCCACTATGATTATTATCACCGAGCGCTTGAACTGGCCCAGGGGTGTTTCCCCCAGTGTGGTCATCTGGAGGGCCAGGATAACCGTTAAAAGACCTAACTCCCCGTCTGAAGAAAAGGGCAGAGTACCCTGATTAATGGGGAACAGAAGGCATCCCAAGAGGAATAGAAGAACACCGATCATGATCACCACGGCCGGTGATAAGGATAGGGATACACTCTGTAATGATTTAAATAACCCACCCTTTTCTTTAGAAATTGATTTTAAATTTTCAGGGGGATAAGACCGGGCCACCTTTTGAATGCACCAGGCCAGGTAAAATATACTGATCCCATAGATTAACAGAAACAGGGCAGTTTGGAAATTGCTGGTTATACCGGGGATGAGGGTTATCAGTCCCAAAACAATGGTTATAACGTAAACCACACCACAGGCCACGGTTAGATGCTGCAGTACTCCCGGAATTTTTATCCAGGTCCTGGCCTTCCCTTCAAAGAACAACAACTGTAAAAGGAGGGATATTCCCCCGGCAAAGAGCAGTACTCCCACCAGGATCCGGACCATTTCAGTCAGTTGTCCCGGGATGAAACAGGCCACCATTCCCACTATTGCCGTGATTATACCGATTAAGACCAGTACCCAGGAACGGCGAAGATCACCAAAGGGGGTCTTGCCCATGGTAATAACCTGGAAGGAAACAATAACCAGGAAGAGTCCGTAGGTACTGTCCGGTGTGTAAGGCAGTTCCCCAGTACTTATTTTAAAAAGGAGGAGGCCGAAGAGGAACATGAAAACCCCCAGGATCAGTAGGATAACTACCTCCAGGGAGAGGTCCGATTCCTCCCTTATTTTAATATAATCATGGGTTTCCCTTTTAATATTCAAAGAAACATTCCCCCTTAAATGGGTAACATTTCACGTTAATAATAGTTTCCACCCTTTTCATAGGCTTGCCTGCGATCTCGTGCCATCTGCAGCATTACCTCTTCCACTTCCTCATTTTGCTGACAGTACAGTTTCCACTGTTTGGTGTAAGGCTCTTCGGGAACCACTATGATCCCCTTGTACTCTGAGACACGGTCAAGGATGAGCTGGGCTGCTTTATCCACGGGATAAGCATCATCCGGTATTTTAATTTCATCATGGGTGGTGCCATCTATTGATTTTTGGAAGATGGGAGTGGCAATGTTGGCCGGGCAGATGGTGGAAAAGTGCAGACCCTTTTCTGCATACTCGTATCTTAAACATTCGGTCATACCGGTGACACCGAACTTGGTAAGGGAGTAGAGTGCCTGGAATGGTGGTGGTAGCAGACCGGCAATGGAGCTGGTGTTAATGATATGTCCGGAGCCCTGTTTTAGCATGATGGGCACTGCAGTGTGCACACCGTAAATAACACTCCACAGATTGACATCTATTATGTTTTTCCAGTCTTCCATGGTGGCAGTCTCAAACTGCAGAGTTCCACCCACCCCGGCATTGTTAAATAATAAATCCAACCTACCAGTTTCGGCTACAGTATTATTGATAGCATTTTCCACCTGTTCCTGGACAGTGACATCGACAATTATGGTGTGCACACGATCCTTGAACTTGGAAAGTTTTTGGGCGGCTTTTGAAACTTTATCCGGGTTACGTCCAGCCATGTAAACAATTGCTCCTCTTTTCAGGAGTTCTTCACTCACTGCGTATCCAATACCCGAATTTGCACCAGTCACAATACAGATCTTGTCCTTATAATACTCGGGATTACTCATGACATTACCTCCAGTTACAGGGTACTTAATATTCTTAATAAAGAGTTATGGAGTCATCAATAACTTAAATATTTGTATTAAGTAGTTAACTACTGGTAAATTTTTTTAAAAAGCAGGCATTTCCCAAATTTCATGACTTTTTCTTATTTTGCCATGATTAGAAGAGATTATAATAAAAAACGAGTTAAAATGGGATATTGGGGATTTCAATGTCTTAAAAATGAGAGTTCATGGCTTTTAAAAAAATTCATGTAAAAATTATCTTAAAACTTATTCTGGTAAAATCATTTTAAAAGAAGGTGATATTTTAAAAAATAAGGTATTTTAAAAAAATATTTTAAAATAAGAACGGTAAAAAAAGGGAAGAATTTGTTTAATCCGCAATTTTAATGGCCTTGGTGGGGCAGGAAGTGGTGCAGAATCCGCAACCAATGCATTTCTGGTTATCCAGTTCCACTGACCAGTCTTCCTCCATCTTAATGGCTTGCACTGGGCAGAGGCTGATACATTCCCCACAATCCATACACTTATCTTCATCCTTCTTAACTACCTTTTTAATGGGATTAAGTTGAATACCTTCCTTTTCCATGTATTTTATGCCTTCTTCTGCTTCACTGCCACTGATCTCAATGAGCATCTTACCTCCCTTGGGGGTGATGTCCGCCCGCAGGATGTTGAAGGTCACATCGAAGTTTTTGATCAAATCCGATATCACGGTCTTACTCACAATACTGGGTGAGAAATTAAGCCAGGCTTTCATTATTAATCACCTTCCTCGTTGTTCTGGGAGCAAATTAGTCGGGAAATATCCTCGGCAGTGATCATGCCCTTGACCAGATTGTTACGGTCAACTATGGGAACACCCGATATTTCGTGTTTGTCAATGCGCCGGGCAATGACTTCCACTGGTTCATCTTCCATGGCCACAATCACCTTTTTAGTCATTATCTCCGTGAGTTTCTGGCTGTCCTTGGCCACGGCCTGGGCAATATCCCAGCTAGTTACAATACCCATGAGTCGACCGGCATGATCCACCACGGGAAGGTGGTTGATGTTGTTATCCACCATTTTCCGGGCAACTTCAGAAATGGCCTCTTCAGCCCGGGCCGTAATGGCGGTTTTGCTTTTAAGGTCACGGACCATGATGGATGGTCGTTTGATTTCCAGGGGCTGCACCGTGAATCCCGAGGAGGGGAGGTTCTCCACCGGACTGGTCAGGAAGAATTCACCATTATCAATCCATTTTTTAAGTTCTTCGGCTATTTCCAGTGCCTTTTTAAAGGAAGACAGTGGTGAAGTTTGCACCTCGTTTCCATTGATTTCAATCTTCCCGGTGCGAAGCTCTTCATAATTGGTTTCCATCACTGCCGGACGGTCACGACGGGGAGTACCGTAATCGTAGATCTTACAGGCTATTTCAGCGTCACTGACTCCTGTTCGCCGGGCAATTTCCTCGTTAAGAACCGGGATGGGAATACCAGCACCAACATACAGGGTGGGACCGTACTTGGGCATGGTAGCTCCCCGGATGTAATCGGCATCCATCTTCTTCATATCCCCCTTGAGCATCAGTGTACCTGCGGATCCTACGGGAACACCGTTCCGGCGTTCACCTTCCGTGGCGTGCTGGGTTCCCTCACCTATAATGTAGCCCTGACTTCCGCACAGGAATATCCGGGTTCCCAGACCTATGGTCTGGAAATAGGGATCATTCAAGAGAGGGCTGAGCTCCCCTGCACTGGAATAACTCACATTACCCATCTGGGGCAGTAAGGTGCCCATGTAGGTGTAAATGGTTTCCTCAGTGGAGTTGGTGGCGGCAGCGTAGTTC is a genomic window containing:
- a CDS encoding DUF362 domain-containing protein yields the protein MGKTPVAVAECHSYSVPEVQEATKTCLDSLGGFKRFIKPGDRVLLKPNLLQAQPPEEYITTHPALVEAVINLVKDAGGIPQVGDSPGGFDRNIEKYWRVTGLMEVCQRLDVELVNFETSGSYSKQRNGQKYHIARPVLDADLVINLPKIKTHGLTTFTGAIKNLYGTIPGFTKVEYHKQAPQPLQFAEKVVDIYALNQPCLHIVDGVVGMEGAGPSAGKPRKLGMIMVAVDGVALDSVITRALGRDPLKIPTTRIAYQQGLGEADTDRIEVQGNIPPIDNFKWPPKLSSTLEVIPAPIARGIMKLWWTRPVIDPEKCNQCRKCQKSCPTQALKRPEKVEKDCTTYQPEFYYDDCINCLCCMEMCPRKAIYHKQSLLHRLTSLFSKS
- a CDS encoding SDR family oxidoreductase; translation: MSNPEYYKDKICIVTGANSGIGYAVSEELLKRGAIVYMAGRNPDKVSKAAQKLSKFKDRVHTIIVDVTVQEQVENAINNTVAETGRLDLLFNNAGVGGTLQFETATMEDWKNIIDVNLWSVIYGVHTAVPIMLKQGSGHIINTSSIAGLLPPPFQALYSLTKFGVTGMTECLRYEYAEKGLHFSTICPANIATPIFQKSIDGTTHDEIKIPDDAYPVDKAAQLILDRVSEYKGIIVVPEEPYTKQWKLYCQQNEEVEEVMLQMARDRRQAYEKGGNYY
- a CDS encoding 4Fe-4S dicluster domain-containing protein, whose protein sequence is MKAWLNFSPSIVSKTVISDLIKNFDVTFNILRADITPKGGKMLIEISGSEAEEGIKYMEKEGIQLNPIKKVVKKDEDKCMDCGECISLCPVQAIKMEEDWSVELDNQKCIGCGFCTTSCPTKAIKIAD
- a CDS encoding homocysteine biosynthesis protein is translated as MKTIEEINQKIKDGNAVVVTAREMTRIVQENGAGKAAEEVDVVTTGTFGAMCSSGAFFNFGHSDPPIKMSRTYINGVEAYSGLAAVDAYLGATQPHRNPDIGLDYGGAHLLEDLIRGKEVELVAEAYGTDCYPRTDVHTFLSLENLNQATMINPRNCYQNYAAATNSTEETIYTYMGTLLPQMGNVSYSSAGELSPLLNDPYFQTIGLGTRIFLCGSQGYIIGEGTQHATEGERRNGVPVGSAGTLMLKGDMKKMDADYIRGATMPKYGPTLYVGAGIPIPVLNEEIARRTGVSDAEIACKIYDYGTPRRDRPAVMETNYEELRTGKIEINGNEVQTSPLSSFKKALEIAEELKKWIDNGEFFLTSPVENLPSSGFTVQPLEIKRPSIMVRDLKSKTAITARAEEAISEVARKMVDNNINHLPVVDHAGRLMGIVTSWDIAQAVAKDSQKLTEIMTKKVIVAMEDEPVEVIARRIDKHEISGVPIVDRNNLVKGMITAEDISRLICSQNNEEGD